The genomic window GGAGACCCTGGTCGGCATCGGTTTCGAGCCGACCGAATATGTGGATGTCACCGACCATTTCGAGACCAAGGCGCGCATGCTGGCGTGCCACGCCAGCCAGGTCGAGTGGCTGCGGCACCACGACGATGCGCAGGTGGACGAGGTGATGGAGGTGGTGGCGCGCTTCCGCGGCGCACAGGCGGGGGTTACCTACGCGGAGGGATTCCGGCCCGCGCAGATGTGGGGCAGGCTCGTGCCTCGCCGCCTGCTGCCGTAAAGCGGGCGACCAGGGAACCATCGGAGTCGGACGCATGTCTGAAGTGCGGCTCGAGGTCAACAACCGCTGCTTCGGCTGCGGCGCGGACAATGCACGCGGCCTGCGGATGCAGATCGAGCGTCGCGGCGACGAATGGATGTCGCGGTTGACGGTGCCCGAGCACTTCCAGGGCTGGGCCGAGATCGCGCACGGCGGATTCCTGTGCGCCGTCATGGATGAGGTCATGGGCTGGGCCGCCCGCGGAGGCGCGGGCGATGCGGTTACCGCGCGCCTCGACGCGCGCTTTCTGCAACCGGTGGCGGTCGGCCGGGAGATCGCGGTGCGCGGGCGCATGACGCAGCGCCGCGGCCGCGTGGTGCGCGCGCGGGCGCAGGTCGAGCTCGAGGACGGCACGGTGGCGGCGAAGGCCACCGGCGTGTTCGTCATCATGGCCGACGGCGGCGACTGACGAGGAGCCGCCGCCTGGCGACGTGGAAGGAGCGCTTGCCATGCCCTACTGCCCCAACTGCGGGTACGAGTATCTGCCGGCGGTGCGGGTATGCCCGGACTGCGGCGAAGCGCTGACCTGGGCGGCGCCGCCGGCCGGCGAACGGGAACGCGCAGCCAACGAACCGCTGGTGCCGGTGTACGATGCGCCGGACGAGGTGAGGGCCATCATGGTGCGCACGGTGCTGCGGGAATCCGGCATCCCTTCGGTGGTCCAGTCGGGGCGCGTGCCCTGGTATGACGACATTCCTTTCAGCTTCGACGGCTACCACAGCCGGCTGCTGGTGTTCGAGTCCCAGGC from Armatimonadota bacterium includes these protein-coding regions:
- a CDS encoding zinc ribbon domain-containing protein, whose translation is MEGALAMPYCPNCGYEYLPAVRVCPDCGEALTWAAPPAGERERAANEPLVPVYDAPDEVRAIMVRTVLRESGIPSVVQSGRVPWYDDIPFSFDGYHSRLLVFESQAVEARRVIGEYLRDIETGEAERAALEGEAESENA
- a CDS encoding PaaI family thioesterase gives rise to the protein MSEVRLEVNNRCFGCGADNARGLRMQIERRGDEWMSRLTVPEHFQGWAEIAHGGFLCAVMDEVMGWAARGGAGDAVTARLDARFLQPVAVGREIAVRGRMTQRRGRVVRARAQVELEDGTVAAKATGVFVIMADGGD